In one Diabrotica virgifera virgifera chromosome 5, PGI_DIABVI_V3a genomic region, the following are encoded:
- the LOC114335014 gene encoding bifunctional phosphoribosylaminoimidazole carboxylase/phosphoribosylaminoimidazole succinocarboxamide synthetase, translated as MASVKEIGGYKLGNLIIEGKTKQVYDVPSVPGHCILLSKDRITAGDGVKAHDLAGKSVISNKTNGKVFEILRKVGMKTAYVKSVSDNAFLSKKCEMIPIEWVTRRLATGSFLRRHPGVKEGFRFTPVKHETFFKDDANHDPQWSEEQIISAEFKVNGVVIGKHEVDLMTKTSIIVFEILEKVWATRNCALIDMKIEFGVDDQGNLLVADVIDSDSWRLWPSGDKRLMVDKQVYRNLTTVTDKDLDTVKRNFEWIADQLDHLIPPNNHLVVIIMGSPADKDHCNKIKQQCEDLGLNVEIRVASAHKTTDFALELVSYYEGMNIPLIFIAVAGRSNGLGPVISGNTDYPVINCPPGSRDDLSRDIWSSVNVPSGLGCSTVIYPETAALCAATNIAMTNYIVWSRLRLRRLGYFESLPKADKAMRS; from the exons ATGGCTTCAGTGAAAGAAA ttGGAGGATACAAATTAGGTAACCTAATCATTGAAGGAAAAACAAAACAGGTTTACGATGTACCCTCTGTGCCTGGACATTGTATCTTGTTAAGCAAAGACAGAATCACCGCTGGAGATGGTGTCAAGGCTCATGATTTGGCTGGAAAATCTGTTATCTCAAATAAAACCAATGGAAAAGTTTTCGAAATCTTGAGGAAAGTTG GTATGAAAACTGCCTATGTAAAATCAGTATCTGACAATGCCTTCCTTTCCAAAAAATGTGAAATGATCCCCATCGAATGGGTTACTAGACGTCTGGCTACAGGATCATTCTTACGCAGACATCCAGGTGTTAAGGAAGGATTCCGCTTTACTCCAGTCAAACATGAAACTTTCTTCAAGGATGATGCCAACCACGATCCCCAATGGTCTGAAGAACAAATCATTTCTGCTGAATTCAAGGTCAATGGTGTTGTGATTG GAAAACACGAAGTAGATTTAATGACTAAAACATCAATCATAGTTTTCGAAATCCTCGAAAAAGTTTGGGCAACAAGAAATTGTGCACTTATAGACATGAAGATCGAATTTGGAGTTGATGATCAAG GAAACTTACTAGTAGCTGACGTTATAGACTCTGATTCCTGGCGTCTTTGGCCTTCTGGAGACAAACGTCTGATGGTAGACAAACAGGTCTACAGAAATCTAACAACAGTAACAGACAAGGATCTCGACACAGTAAAAAGGAACTTCGAATGGATCGCTGATCAGTTGGACCATCTAATCCCTCCCAACAACCATCTGGTGGTCATTATCATGGGCAGCCCTGCAGATAAAGATCATTGCAACAAAATCAAGCAGCAGTGCGAAGATCTAGGTCTTAATGTAGAAATAAGAGTAGCTTCAGCTCACAAAACTACTGATTTTGCTCTTGAACTAGTGAGTTATTATGAAGGTATGAACATTCCTCTTATTTTCATCGCTGTAGCTGGACGATCAAACGGTTTGGGTCCAGTGATCTCTGGAAACACAGATTATCCCGTTATTAACTGCCCACCTGGATCAAGAGATGATTTGTCGAGGGATATTTGGTCTAGTGTTAATGTACCTTCAGGTTTGGGATGTAGTACAGTCATCTACCCAGAAACTGCAGCTCTTTGTGCAGCCACTAACATCGCCATGACTAACTATATTGTCTGGAGCAGACTGCGTCTTAGAAGGCTGGGATATTTCGAGTCGTTGCCAAAAGCCGATAAGGCAATGAGAAGTTAA